A DNA window from Hydrogenophaga taeniospiralis contains the following coding sequences:
- a CDS encoding TRAP transporter large permease, which produces MDVVIALALIVMLFAVLGSGLWIGLSLLAVALVGMELFTSRPVGDSMVLTIWGSTSSWTLTALPLFLWMGEILFRSKLSDDMFKGLAPWLDRLPGRLLHTNVVGCTIFAAISGSSAATCATIGKITLPELQKRGYPDDIAVGTLAGAGTLGLLIPPSIIMIVYGVAANVSIAKLFLAGVIPGLMLAALFMGYIIVWALLNKDKVPAADAAMSFGQKIHASRHLIPVVSLIALVLGGIYSGIATATEAAALGVGGALLLARLEGSLDWGRFKDGLMAACRVYCMIGLILAGAAFLTLAMGFIGLPRHLAEFIGALHLSPFALMLLLVVFFIVLGCFLDGISMVVLTIAVLLPTVEAAGFDLIWFGIFIVLVVEMAQITPPVGFNLFVLQGLTKRDVTWIARTALPLFALMLVAVLLTYFVPDVVLWLPRQMQG; this is translated from the coding sequence ATGGACGTCGTTATTGCATTGGCCCTGATCGTGATGCTGTTCGCGGTGCTGGGCTCGGGCCTGTGGATCGGTCTGTCGCTGCTCGCGGTGGCGCTGGTCGGCATGGAGCTGTTCACCTCGCGCCCGGTGGGCGACAGCATGGTGCTGACCATCTGGGGCTCGACCTCCAGTTGGACGCTGACCGCGCTGCCGCTGTTCCTGTGGATGGGCGAGATCCTGTTTCGCAGCAAGCTCTCGGACGACATGTTCAAGGGCCTGGCGCCCTGGCTGGACCGCCTGCCGGGCCGGCTGTTGCACACCAACGTGGTGGGCTGCACCATCTTCGCCGCCATCTCCGGCTCCAGCGCCGCCACCTGCGCCACCATCGGCAAGATCACCTTGCCCGAGCTGCAGAAGCGCGGTTACCCCGACGACATCGCCGTCGGCACGCTGGCGGGGGCCGGCACGCTGGGCCTGCTGATCCCGCCGTCCATCATCATGATCGTCTATGGTGTGGCGGCCAACGTGTCGATCGCCAAGCTGTTCCTGGCCGGTGTGATCCCTGGGTTGATGCTGGCCGCACTGTTCATGGGCTACATCATCGTCTGGGCGCTGCTCAACAAGGACAAGGTGCCGGCGGCGGACGCGGCCATGAGCTTTGGCCAGAAGATCCACGCCTCGCGCCACCTGATCCCGGTGGTGTCGCTGATCGCGCTGGTGCTGGGCGGTATCTACAGCGGCATCGCCACCGCCACCGAGGCGGCCGCGCTGGGCGTGGGGGGTGCGCTGCTGCTGGCCAGGCTGGAGGGCTCGCTGGACTGGGGGCGCTTCAAGGACGGGCTGATGGCGGCCTGCCGGGTCTACTGCATGATCGGCCTGATCCTCGCCGGAGCTGCCTTTCTCACGCTGGCCATGGGCTTCATCGGCCTGCCGCGCCACCTGGCCGAGTTCATCGGCGCGCTGCACCTGTCGCCGTTCGCGCTGATGCTGCTGCTGGTCGTGTTCTTCATCGTGCTGGGCTGCTTTCTCGACGGCATTTCCATGGTGGTGCTGACCATCGCGGTGCTGCTGCCCACGGTCGAGGCCGCAGGCTTCGACCTGATCTGGTTCGGCATCTTCATCGTGCTGGTGGTGGAGATGGCGCAGATCACGCCGCCCGTGGGTTTCAATCTGTTCGTGCTGCAGGGCCTGACCAAGCGCGACGTCACCTGGATCGCCCGCACCGCGTTGCCCCTGTTCGCCTTGATGCTGGTGGCGGTTCTGCTCACCTACTTCGTGCCCGACGTGGTGCTGTGGCTGCCGCGCCAGATGCAGGGTTGA
- a CDS encoding hydantoinase B/oxoprolinase family protein, with amino-acid sequence MQDTLPPPRWQFWIDRGGTFTDIVAKRPDGTLATHKLLSENPEQYKDAAVAGIRHLLGLKPGQPITPEQVECVKMGTTVATNALLERKGEPTLLVTTAGFRDALRIAYQNRPRLFDRHIVLPELLYSEVIETHERIDAHGGVVTPLHEAPLRGDLLAAYGRGLRSVAIVFMHGYRYTEHEAAASRIAREVGFTQVSTSHETSPMMKFVSRGDTTVVDAYLSPILRRYVEQVAGEMPGVKLFFMQSSGGLTDAHAFQGKDAILSGPAGGIVGMARTAALAFADGPAAGGAVKVIGFDMGGTSTDVSHYAGEFEREFETQVAGVRMRAPMMSIHTVAAGGGSVLSFDGSRFRVGPESAGANPGPASYRRGGPLAVTDANVMTGKIQPLYFPRVFGPAANEALSVEAVRAKFGELAAQTGRSAEDVAEGFINIAVQQMANAIKKISVARGYDVTRYTLQCFGGAGGQHACLVADALGMTRVFVHPLAGVLSAYGMGLADQSVIREQAVELPLEPGSLPLIAERLDALGDAAQAELRRQQVNTGEVTVHHRVHVRYAGSDAALVVPYGDMAAIQAGFETAYRQRFAFLMQGKCLVVEAVSVEAVVAGDAPNEPRLQTHEPREVPRRDTVRMYSGGQWFDAALVVREDLRPGDVIPGPAIIAEQNATTVVEPGWEAVLTARDHLVLDRRIPRVTRFAVGTTVDPVLLEVFNNLFMNIAEQMGLQLQNTAHSVNIKERLDFSCALFDAEGNLIANAPHMPVHLGSMGESIKTVIRENAGKMLPGDVYALNDPYHGGTHLPDVTVITPVYLGGAAHDRPLFYVGSRGHHADIGGTTPGSMPPFSTRIEEEGVQINNFKLVDRGVLREVEMVTLLQSGEFPSRNPQQNMADLKAQIAANEKGVQELRKMVEQFGLDVVQAYMGHVQDNAEESVRRVITRLKDGEFTLPLDNGARIQVAVRVNVAQRSAEIDFSGTSAQQPNNFNAPTAVCMAAVLYVFRTLVDDDIPLNAGCLKPLKVIIPAGSMLNPNPPASVVAGNVETSSCITNALYGALGVMAASQCTMNNFTFGNAAHQYYETISGGSGAGEGFDGTSVVQTHMTNSRLTDPEVLEFRFPVRLESYAIREDSGGAGRWRGGDGGVRRVRFLEDMTASILSNGRIHPAFGMAGGMPGALGINRVVRSDGRIEALAHIGQAEMKPGDIFEIHTPGGGGFGTL; translated from the coding sequence ATGCAAGACACCCTTCCCCCCCCGCGCTGGCAGTTCTGGATCGACCGTGGCGGCACCTTCACCGACATCGTGGCCAAACGACCCGATGGAACATTGGCCACCCACAAGCTGCTGAGCGAAAACCCCGAACAGTACAAGGACGCGGCGGTGGCGGGCATCCGCCATCTGCTGGGCCTGAAGCCGGGCCAACCGATCACGCCCGAGCAGGTCGAGTGCGTGAAGATGGGCACCACGGTGGCCACCAACGCGCTGCTGGAACGCAAGGGAGAACCCACGCTGCTGGTGACGACCGCGGGTTTTCGCGACGCCCTGCGCATCGCCTACCAGAACCGCCCACGCCTGTTCGACCGCCACATCGTCTTGCCCGAACTCTTGTACAGCGAGGTGATCGAGACCCATGAGCGCATCGACGCCCATGGCGGCGTGGTGACGCCTCTGCACGAGGCGCCTTTGCGCGGCGATCTGCTCGCGGCCTACGGCCGGGGTCTGCGCAGCGTGGCCATCGTGTTCATGCACGGCTACCGCTACACCGAACACGAGGCCGCTGCCAGCCGCATCGCGCGCGAAGTGGGTTTCACGCAGGTGAGCACGTCCCACGAGACCAGTCCGATGATGAAGTTCGTGAGCCGGGGCGACACCACGGTGGTCGACGCCTACCTTTCGCCCATCCTGCGCCGCTACGTGGAGCAGGTGGCCGGCGAGATGCCCGGCGTGAAGCTGTTCTTCATGCAGTCGTCGGGCGGCCTGACCGATGCCCACGCCTTCCAGGGCAAGGACGCCATCCTCTCCGGCCCGGCCGGGGGCATCGTGGGCATGGCGCGCACCGCGGCGCTGGCGTTCGCGGACGGCCCGGCGGCGGGTGGTGCCGTCAAGGTGATCGGCTTCGACATGGGCGGCACCTCGACCGATGTCTCGCACTACGCGGGCGAGTTCGAGCGCGAGTTCGAGACACAGGTGGCCGGCGTGCGCATGCGTGCGCCCATGATGAGCATCCACACCGTGGCGGCCGGCGGCGGCTCCGTGCTGTCGTTCGACGGTTCGCGCTTTCGCGTGGGCCCCGAGAGCGCGGGGGCCAACCCCGGCCCGGCCAGCTACCGGCGCGGGGGCCCGCTGGCGGTGACCGATGCCAACGTGATGACCGGCAAGATCCAGCCGCTCTACTTTCCCCGCGTGTTCGGGCCGGCGGCCAACGAGGCCTTGAGCGTGGAAGCGGTGCGCGCGAAGTTCGGGGAACTGGCCGCGCAGACCGGACGCAGCGCCGAGGACGTGGCCGAGGGCTTCATCAACATCGCGGTGCAGCAGATGGCCAACGCCATCAAGAAGATTTCGGTGGCGCGGGGCTACGACGTCACGCGCTACACGCTGCAGTGTTTTGGCGGCGCGGGCGGCCAACACGCGTGCCTGGTGGCCGACGCGCTGGGCATGACGCGCGTGTTCGTGCACCCGCTCGCGGGCGTGCTCAGCGCCTACGGCATGGGCCTGGCCGACCAGAGCGTGATCCGCGAGCAGGCGGTGGAACTGCCGCTGGAGCCGGGCTCGCTGCCCCTGATCGCCGAGCGGCTGGACGCGCTCGGTGACGCGGCGCAGGCCGAGCTGCGGCGCCAGCAGGTCAATACGGGCGAGGTCACGGTGCACCACCGGGTGCATGTGCGCTACGCCGGCAGCGACGCGGCCCTGGTGGTGCCCTACGGCGACATGGCGGCGATCCAGGCTGGTTTCGAAACCGCCTACCGCCAGCGCTTTGCCTTCCTGATGCAGGGCAAATGCCTGGTGGTGGAGGCTGTGTCGGTCGAGGCGGTGGTGGCGGGCGACGCGCCGAACGAGCCCCGCCTGCAGACCCACGAGCCGCGCGAAGTGCCGCGGCGGGACACGGTGCGCATGTATTCGGGTGGCCAGTGGTTCGACGCGGCCCTGGTGGTGCGCGAAGACCTGCGTCCGGGCGACGTGATCCCCGGGCCCGCCATCATCGCCGAGCAGAACGCCACCACGGTGGTGGAGCCGGGCTGGGAAGCCGTGCTGACGGCACGTGACCACCTGGTGCTGGACCGGCGCATCCCACGCGTGACCCGCTTCGCGGTGGGCACCACGGTGGACCCGGTGCTGCTGGAGGTGTTCAACAACCTCTTCATGAACATCGCCGAGCAGATGGGCCTGCAGCTGCAGAACACCGCCCATTCGGTCAACATCAAGGAGCGGCTGGACTTCTCCTGCGCCCTGTTCGACGCCGAAGGCAACCTGATCGCCAACGCGCCGCACATGCCGGTGCACCTGGGCAGCATGGGCGAGAGCATCAAGACCGTGATCCGCGAGAACGCGGGGAAGATGCTGCCCGGCGACGTGTACGCGCTCAACGATCCCTACCACGGCGGCACCCATCTGCCCGACGTGACCGTGATCACCCCGGTGTACCTGGGTGGCGCGGCCCACGACAGGCCGCTGTTCTACGTGGGCAGCCGGGGGCACCACGCCGACATCGGCGGCACTACGCCCGGCTCCATGCCGCCGTTCTCCACCCGCATCGAGGAAGAGGGCGTGCAGATCAACAACTTCAAGCTGGTCGACCGGGGCGTGTTGCGCGAGGTCGAGATGGTGACGCTGCTACAGAGCGGGGAATTCCCGTCGCGCAACCCGCAGCAGAACATGGCCGACCTCAAGGCGCAGATCGCGGCCAACGAGAAGGGGGTGCAGGAACTGCGCAAGATGGTCGAGCAGTTCGGCCTGGACGTGGTGCAGGCCTACATGGGCCATGTGCAGGACAACGCCGAAGAGTCGGTGCGCCGCGTGATCACGCGCCTGAAAGATGGTGAGTTCACGTTGCCCCTGGACAATGGCGCGCGGATCCAGGTGGCGGTGCGGGTGAACGTCGCGCAGCGCAGCGCCGAGATCGACTTCAGCGGCACCTCGGCGCAGCAGCCCAACAACTTCAACGCCCCCACGGCGGTGTGCATGGCGGCCGTGCTCTACGTGTTCCGCACGCTGGTGGACGACGACATCCCGCTCAACGCGGGTTGCCTCAAGCCACTCAAGGTCATCATCCCCGCCGGCTCCATGCTCAACCCGAATCCGCCGGCCTCGGTGGTGGCGGGCAATGTGGAGACGTCGAGCTGTATCACCAACGCGCTCTATGGCGCCCTGGGCGTGATGGCGGCGAGCCAGTGCACCATGAACAACTTCACCTTCGGCAACGCCGCGCACCAGTACTACGAGACGATCTCGGGCGGCAGCGGAGCCGGGGAGGGGTTCGATGGCACCAGCGTGGTCCAGACCCACATGACCAACTCGCGCCTGACCGATCCCGAGGTGCTGGAGTTCCGTTTCCCCGTGCGGCTGGAGAGTTACGCCATTCGCGAGGACTCGGGTGGCGCCGGGCGCTGGCGCGGGGGCGATGGCGGCGTGCGCCGGGTGCGCTTCCTGGAGGACATGACGGCCAGCATCCTGTCCAACGGGCGCATCCACCCGGCCTTCGGCATGGCCGGCGGCATGCCGGGCGCCCTGGGTATCAACCGTGTGGTGCGCAGCGACGGCCGCATCGAGGCGCTGGCCCACATCGGCCAGGCCGAGATGAAGCCCGGCGACATCTTCGAGATCCACACGCCGGGCGGGGGCGGGTTCGGGACGCTTTGA
- a CDS encoding TRAP transporter substrate-binding protein, with amino-acid sequence MKKFAFCLCATAFAVGASAQTQWDLPTGYGANSFQTQNVQQFANEVDQLTGGKLKITLHPGGSLYKANEIKRAVQTGQVPVAEFILSGAANENPLFGADSIPFLATSYPAAKRLYEAARPVQDKLLASQGMKLLFSVPWPGQSLYSIKPVNAPADLAGTKMRAYNPATTRIAQLLKAQPVTIQLAELPQALATGGVQTFLTSSASGVESKLHEQVKYFYPVSAWLPRNATVVSQKAFDALDKPTQDAVLKAAAAAEQRGWITSERLDGEFIKELGAKGMTIAAPSESVKKELAAIGETMTAEWLKTAGAEGQTVIQAYRGR; translated from the coding sequence ATGAAAAAATTCGCGTTCTGCCTCTGCGCCACCGCCTTCGCGGTCGGCGCCTCGGCCCAGACCCAGTGGGACCTGCCCACCGGTTATGGGGCCAACAGCTTCCAGACCCAGAACGTGCAGCAGTTCGCCAACGAGGTGGACCAGCTCACCGGTGGCAAGCTCAAGATCACGCTGCACCCGGGCGGCTCGCTCTACAAGGCCAACGAGATCAAGCGCGCGGTGCAGACCGGCCAGGTGCCGGTGGCCGAGTTCATCCTCTCGGGCGCGGCCAACGAGAACCCGCTGTTCGGCGCGGACTCCATTCCCTTCCTCGCCACCAGCTACCCCGCGGCCAAACGCCTGTACGAGGCCGCCAGGCCGGTGCAGGACAAGCTGCTGGCCTCGCAGGGCATGAAGCTGCTGTTCTCGGTGCCGTGGCCGGGCCAGTCGCTGTATTCCATCAAGCCGGTCAACGCACCGGCCGATCTGGCAGGCACCAAGATGCGTGCCTACAACCCGGCCACCACGCGCATTGCGCAGTTGCTCAAGGCGCAGCCGGTGACGATCCAGCTGGCCGAGTTGCCGCAGGCGCTGGCCACCGGCGGCGTGCAGACCTTCCTGACCTCCAGCGCCAGCGGGGTCGAGAGCAAGCTGCACGAGCAGGTGAAGTATTTCTACCCGGTCAGTGCCTGGCTGCCGCGCAACGCCACCGTGGTGAGCCAGAAGGCCTTCGATGCGCTGGACAAGCCCACGCAGGACGCCGTGCTCAAGGCCGCGGCCGCGGCCGAGCAGCGCGGCTGGATCACCAGCGAGCGGCTCGATGGCGAGTTCATCAAGGAGCTCGGTGCCAAGGGCATGACCATCGCCGCACCCTCCGAGAGCGTGAAGAAGGAACTGGCCGCCATCGGCGAGACCATGACCGCCGAATGGCTCAAGACCGCTGGCGCCGAAGGCCAGACTGTGATCCAGGCCTACCGCGGCCGCTGA
- the lapB gene encoding lipopolysaccharide assembly protein LapB — protein MDFDLTWLLWGLPLAFALGWGASRLDLRQWRMESRQAPKAYFRGLNYLLNEQQDQAIDAFIEAVQGDPDTAELHFALGNLFRRRGDYDRAVRVHEHLLARADLSRKDRDRAQHALALDFLKAGLLDRAEAALHKLEGSAFEGEALLALLAIYERSRDWPQAKRIAQRLDDAEQGSFTTRLAHYLCEEAEQAQRDGNTTQALQLLGEAVAHAPQLARGWMALSSLKAQGGHAAAAFDALRMLCQHAPQTLPLAAHALAELAVQTGRQAEALTLLQSFNSRAPSIDVTEAMVSLSGGPEEARSRYLDHLGREASLVMATQWLAGEKLSDDVAQARVQAALEQASAPLKRYRCAACGFEARQHFWQCPGCQAWDSYPARRVEEL, from the coding sequence ATGGACTTTGATCTCACCTGGCTGCTTTGGGGCCTGCCGCTGGCATTCGCGCTTGGATGGGGTGCATCCCGTCTCGACCTGCGCCAATGGCGCATGGAAAGCCGGCAGGCACCCAAGGCCTATTTCCGCGGCCTGAACTACCTGCTCAACGAACAGCAGGACCAGGCCATCGACGCCTTCATCGAGGCGGTGCAGGGCGACCCCGACACCGCCGAACTGCACTTCGCGCTGGGCAATCTGTTTCGCCGCCGGGGCGACTACGACCGCGCCGTGCGGGTGCATGAGCACCTGCTGGCCCGCGCCGACCTCAGCCGCAAGGACCGCGATCGCGCCCAGCACGCGCTGGCGCTGGATTTCCTCAAGGCGGGCCTGCTCGACCGCGCCGAAGCGGCCTTGCACAAGCTCGAAGGGTCGGCGTTTGAAGGCGAGGCCCTGCTGGCCCTGCTCGCCATCTACGAGCGCTCGCGCGACTGGCCACAGGCCAAACGCATCGCGCAGCGCCTGGATGACGCCGAACAGGGCAGCTTCACCACCCGGCTCGCCCACTACCTCTGCGAAGAAGCCGAGCAGGCACAACGCGATGGCAACACCACACAGGCCCTGCAGCTGCTGGGCGAAGCGGTGGCCCACGCACCCCAGCTTGCACGTGGCTGGATGGCGCTCTCCAGCCTGAAGGCCCAGGGCGGCCACGCTGCGGCCGCTTTCGACGCCTTGCGCATGCTGTGCCAGCACGCACCACAGACCCTGCCGCTGGCGGCCCACGCGCTGGCCGAGCTGGCGGTGCAGACGGGCCGACAGGCAGAGGCGCTGACCCTGCTGCAGTCGTTCAACAGCCGCGCGCCCTCCATCGATGTGACCGAAGCCATGGTCAGCCTGAGCGGCGGCCCTGAGGAGGCGCGTTCACGCTATCTCGACCACCTGGGCCGCGAAGCCTCGCTGGTGATGGCCACGCAATGGCTGGCCGGGGAGAAGCTGTCCGACGACGTGGCCCAGGCCCGCGTACAGGCGGCGCTGGAACAGGCGAGTGCGCCGCTCAAGCGCTACCGCTGTGCGGCCTGCGGCTTTGAAGCACGTCAGCACTTCTGGCAATGCCCGGGCTGCCAGGCCTGGGACAGCTACCCGGCCCGGCGCGTCGAAGAGCTTTGA
- a CDS encoding TRAP transporter small permease, producing MSRLVFLFYKLLMALSGLSMVAAFGAVLLGVVAREVHWDIPGLDAYAGYAIAAALFLALPGTLKHGDHIRVTLLLDRVPARLRSALEWWCLVAATGLSAFIAWYAVWMVWVSYVSHDVSPAADASPLWIPQISMALGCIGFALSFAHALVERWRGGNFIAASSEAAHVE from the coding sequence GTGTCCAGACTCGTCTTCCTTTTTTACAAGCTGCTGATGGCCCTGTCGGGTCTGTCCATGGTGGCGGCCTTTGGCGCCGTGCTGCTGGGCGTGGTGGCCCGCGAGGTGCACTGGGACATCCCCGGGCTCGACGCTTACGCCGGCTACGCGATCGCTGCGGCCCTGTTCCTGGCGCTGCCGGGCACGCTCAAGCACGGCGACCACATCCGCGTGACGCTGTTGCTCGACCGGGTGCCGGCCCGGCTGCGTTCTGCGCTCGAGTGGTGGTGCCTGGTCGCGGCCACCGGTCTGTCCGCCTTCATCGCGTGGTACGCCGTGTGGATGGTGTGGGTGTCCTACGTCTCGCACGACGTATCGCCCGCCGCCGACGCCTCCCCGCTGTGGATCCCGCAGATCAGCATGGCGCTGGGCTGCATCGGGTTTGCGCTGTCGTTTGCCCATGCGCTGGTCGAGCGCTGGCGCGGTGGCAACTTCATCGCGGCTTCGAGCGAAGCCGCCCACGTTGAATAG
- a CDS encoding lipopolysaccharide assembly protein LapA domain-containing protein, whose amino-acid sequence MKYLMWLLNAAIFFALFAFALNNQEPVTLHLFFGVQWQAPLVLVILVALILGVFLGVAVMLPLWLRARKAHRPLSASSPRAGTAFDADSTLIPDPHDPRHGL is encoded by the coding sequence TTGAAATACCTGATGTGGCTGCTCAACGCAGCCATTTTTTTTGCTTTGTTCGCCTTCGCGCTGAACAACCAGGAGCCGGTCACCCTGCACCTGTTTTTCGGGGTGCAATGGCAGGCGCCGCTCGTGCTGGTGATCCTGGTCGCGCTGATTCTCGGGGTGTTCCTCGGGGTGGCCGTCATGCTGCCCTTGTGGCTGCGGGCCAGAAAGGCCCATCGCCCGCTTTCAGCCTCGTCGCCGCGGGCCGGCACGGCTTTTGACGCCGACTCAACCCTCATTCCCGACCCCCACGACCCCCGGCATGGACTTTGA
- a CDS encoding putative hydro-lyase yields the protein MQDAGHVRRLIRQGLWAGHTSGLADDHVQGNLVILPQAQADDFLRYCQRNPKPCPLLAVSEPGQHLLPRLGADIDIRTDVPRYRVWRDGELVDEPVDITPLWRDDLVSFVIGCSFSFEQALMEAGLPLRHVEQGRNVAMFRTNVPTEAAGPFSGPLVVTMRPMRASAVIRAVQVTSRFPNVHGAPVHIGDPSLIGITDLSKPDYGDAVEVMPDELPVFWACGVTPQAAIQQARPAFCITHAPGAMLITDLLNSQLASF from the coding sequence ATGCAGGATGCCGGCCACGTGCGCCGCCTGATACGGCAGGGCCTGTGGGCCGGGCACACCAGCGGCCTGGCCGACGACCATGTGCAGGGCAACCTGGTCATCCTGCCGCAGGCGCAGGCCGACGATTTCCTGCGCTACTGCCAGCGCAACCCCAAGCCCTGTCCGCTGTTGGCGGTCTCCGAGCCGGGCCAGCACCTGTTGCCCCGGCTGGGCGCCGACATCGACATCCGCACCGACGTGCCGCGCTACCGGGTCTGGCGCGATGGCGAGCTGGTGGACGAGCCCGTGGACATCACCCCGCTGTGGCGCGACGACCTGGTGAGTTTCGTCATCGGCTGTTCCTTCAGTTTCGAGCAGGCCCTGATGGAAGCCGGCCTGCCGCTGCGCCACGTGGAGCAGGGTCGCAACGTGGCGATGTTCCGCACCAATGTGCCCACCGAAGCGGCGGGGCCGTTCAGTGGCCCGCTGGTGGTGACGATGCGGCCGATGCGTGCCTCGGCCGTGATCCGCGCAGTGCAGGTCACCTCGCGCTTCCCCAATGTGCATGGCGCGCCGGTTCACATCGGCGATCCATCACTGATCGGCATCACCGACCTGTCAAAGCCGGACTACGGCGATGCGGTGGAGGTGATGCCCGATGAACTGCCGGTGTTCTGGGCCTGCGGCGTGACGCCACAGGCCGCGATCCAGCAGGCCCGCCCCGCGTTCTGCATCACCCACGCCCCCGGCGCGATGCTGATCACCGATCTTCTCAACAGCCAGCTAGCCAGTTTCTGA
- a CDS encoding integration host factor subunit beta, with amino-acid sequence MTRSDLVEALAGRFGQLTHRDAEFAVKAILDAMGDALVKGHRIEIRGFGSFSVNRRSPRVGRNPRSGESVMIPEKRVPHFKPGKALREQVDTRTAEILARAPNKPV; translated from the coding sequence ATGACCCGCAGCGACCTCGTTGAAGCTCTGGCCGGCCGTTTTGGCCAGCTCACCCACCGCGATGCCGAATTCGCCGTCAAGGCCATCCTCGACGCGATGGGCGATGCGCTGGTCAAAGGGCACCGGATCGAGATCCGCGGCTTTGGCAGCTTCTCCGTCAACCGCCGTTCCCCCCGGGTCGGGCGCAACCCGCGCTCGGGCGAGAGCGTGATGATTCCGGAAAAACGCGTCCCCCATTTCAAGCCGGGCAAGGCCCTGCGCGAACAGGTGGACACCAGGACCGCCGAGATCCTGGCGCGTGCACCGAACAAGCCGGTCTGA
- a CDS encoding TRAP transporter substrate-binding protein, with protein MKPLLIAALCAATVAHAQTRWQLATGYRAESFHTQNIEQFAQEVEQATAGALRIEVRPNNTLVKLGEIHRAVQTGQVQAGETIMSSLVEDMPIAGADAIPFVVGSYADAKRLWDLQRPLIDKHFAARGLKALYAVPWPPQGLYTVTPVRSAADFRGTRMRTYNQATVRIAEMLGATPVDVPMVEVNTALAAGRLDSMITSAVTGVENQVWGQIRHYHEINAWFPKNIVFVNRQALDALPPAVQQAVLKAAGAAEQRGWAMSQAVAATSTQTLKAQGMQVERISAGFEAELKRLGERFSREWVRSVGNEANHIFVPYYMQR; from the coding sequence ATGAAACCGCTTTTGATCGCCGCCCTGTGCGCGGCCACGGTGGCGCACGCCCAGACGCGCTGGCAACTGGCCACCGGCTACCGCGCCGAGTCCTTTCACACGCAGAACATCGAGCAGTTCGCACAGGAAGTGGAGCAGGCCACGGCCGGTGCGCTGCGCATCGAGGTGCGCCCGAACAACACACTGGTCAAGCTGGGCGAGATCCACCGGGCGGTGCAGACCGGTCAGGTGCAGGCGGGCGAGACCATCATGAGCAGCCTGGTGGAGGACATGCCGATCGCCGGCGCCGACGCCATCCCCTTCGTGGTGGGCAGCTACGCCGATGCGAAGCGCCTGTGGGATCTGCAGCGCCCCTTGATCGACAAACATTTCGCCGCGCGGGGTCTGAAGGCGCTGTACGCCGTGCCCTGGCCGCCGCAGGGCCTGTACACGGTCACGCCGGTGCGCTCGGCGGCCGATTTCAGGGGCACGCGCATGCGCACCTACAACCAGGCCACCGTGCGCATTGCCGAGATGCTGGGCGCGACGCCGGTGGACGTGCCGATGGTGGAGGTCAACACGGCGCTGGCCGCCGGCCGGCTCGACAGCATGATCACCTCGGCCGTGACCGGTGTGGAGAACCAGGTCTGGGGTCAGATCCGGCACTATCACGAGATCAACGCCTGGTTCCCGAAGAACATCGTGTTCGTCAATCGGCAGGCGCTGGATGCGCTGCCGCCCGCGGTCCAGCAGGCCGTGCTGAAGGCCGCTGGCGCGGCCGAGCAGCGTGGTTGGGCCATGAGCCAGGCGGTGGCCGCCACCTCCACCCAGACGCTCAAGGCCCAGGGCATGCAGGTGGAGCGCATTTCGGCCGGTTTTGAGGCCGAGCTCAAGCGCCTGGGCGAGCGCTTCTCGCGCGAGTGGGTGCGCTCGGTCGGGAACGAGGCCAACCACATCTTCGTGCCGTACTACATGCAGCGTTAG